The Henckelia pumila isolate YLH828 chromosome 2, ASM3356847v2, whole genome shotgun sequence genome includes a window with the following:
- the LOC140883163 gene encoding protein TUNICAMYCIN INDUCED 1 yields MVTRNFTLILCIIIQTLWRIHSSIIPPPPPFNLSHFLFPRVTAVHESQLSPQPTHFLQNVLNAIASKERWSLEDIRVSDLKVKKAKYDVVPRYEFRVRVGKSEIVLKMHEQPSEWKKLAVIKKNVSSDFESLVKKIGSHVVIDSFKIEGPFELQVMGDDDQLSIMLPSNTSHSGLRRISVGEGISLEVKSAEEISIFLTSNRNQLLYGSFTYRKGSGVESIWSDSCSALPTIGIMGSASVVAYRDQQPSANIKVVFSSVDAIKLLSNKCYIWPNYEKPKHPSSSLSIRIAFLEGILRSYLNSKAHPISSLGSLKARIRASAIIHFHLELERGIRSNDTYWNTLADWRTRPMVERALYDVAARMEGEILKPMVIKRIRPFIDADSFAWNSLLANLSFTKLPSMLVSPEALTLDVKW; encoded by the exons ATGGTCACCCGAAATTTCACGCTGATTTTGTGTATTATCATCCAAACCCTTTGGCGGATTCACTCGTCTATCATCCCTCCGCCACCACCATTCAACCTCTCTCACTTCCTCTTTCCGAGAGTGACCGCCGTCCATGAATCGCAGCTCAGCCCTCAGCCCACTCATTTTTTACAG AATGTTTTGAATGCTATTGCTAGTAAGGAGAGATGGTCATTGGAGGACATTCGGGTATCAGATTTGAAAGTAAAGAAAGCCAAGTATGATGTAGTTCCGAGATATGAGTTTCGTGTTCGAGTTGGGAAGAGTGAAATTGTTCTTAAGATGCATGAGCAGCCTTCAGAATGGAAGAAATTGGCGGTGATAAAAAAGAATGTATCGTCAGACTTTGAGTCTTTGGTTAAGAAAATTGGGTCACATGTTGTAATTGATAGTTTTAAAATCGAAGGTCCTTTTGAGTTACAGGTTATGGGAGATGATGATCAGCTGTCAATCATGTTACCG TCAAACACTTCGCACTCTGGTCTAAGGCGAATATCAGTTGGTGAAGGCATCAGTTTAGAAGTGAAAAGTGCCGAAGAAATCTCCATATTTCTTACTTCTAACCGCAATCAACTTTTATATGGTAGTTTCACCTATAGGAAAGGGAGCGGGGTTGAATCCATTTGGTCTGATTCATGCTCAGCTTTACCAACCATAGGTATTATGGGATCTGCTTCTGTTGTTGCATACAGAGATCAACAACCTTCTGCAAATATCAAGGTCGTCTTTTCCTCTGTGGATGCAATCAAATTATTATCTAATAAATGCTACATCTGGCCAAACTATGAGAAACCAAAGCATCCTTCTAGCTCTTTGAGCATTAGAATAGCGTTTCTTGAAGGAATATTGAGGAGCTATCTCAACTCAAAGGCCCATCCCATTTCTTCTTTGGGGTCTCTCAAGGCAAGGATCAGAGCATCAGCCATAATTCACTTCCATTTGGAACTGGAAAGAGGGATAAGAAGTAATGATACGTACTGGAATACTTTAGCCGACTGGAGAACAAGGCCTATGGTTGAACGTGCCCTGTATGATGTAGCTGCAAGAATGGAAGGCGAGATCCTGAAGCCCATGGTCATCAAGAGGATCAGACCCTTTATCGACGCAGATTCATTTGCATGGAATAGTTTGTTAGCAAATCTTTCATTTACAAAGTTGCCCTCAATGCTCGTCTCTCCTGAGGCACTAACCCTTGATGTAAAATGGTAG